A single genomic interval of Nitrosomonadales bacterium harbors:
- a CDS encoding peptide chain release factor 3, whose translation MAREVKRRRTFAIISHPDAGKTTLTEKLLLFGGAIQMAGTVKARKSGRHATSDWLEIEKQRGISVASSVMQFTYDDCVINLLDTPGHQDFSEDTYRVLTAVDAAVMVVDAAKGVEAQTIKLLEVCRLRNTPIITFINKMDREVREPLEVLDEIESVLKIHCAPVTWPIGMGKRFQGVYHLLNDEVMRFTPGEEKAGGDVEVLKGAQIAKLAELCPSEMQTMRDETELVMGAGASFDLHEFLGGKQTPVFFGSGINNFGVREVLRALVDWAPSPLPRETDKRMVQPDETPFTGFVFKIQANMDPNHRDRIAFMRVCSGRYSPGMKVKHRRTAKDMKIANAVTFMANERSRMEEAYAGDIIGVHNHGQLQIGDVLTEGEALTFKGIPYFAPELFSRARLRDPMKAKQLEKGLRQLGEEGAVQVFSPLVDNAPLIGAVGQLQFEVVEHRLKAEYGVDAVFERAGIHTARWVTCADANHLNEFVKANQGRLAKDVDGNYAYLADTGVNLRLAQERWPKVQFHATREHGQQLS comes from the coding sequence ATTGCGCGCGAAGTCAAGCGCCGCCGCACCTTCGCGATCATCTCGCACCCCGACGCGGGCAAGACCACGCTGACCGAAAAACTGCTGTTGTTCGGCGGCGCGATCCAGATGGCCGGCACGGTCAAGGCGCGCAAGAGCGGCCGCCACGCGACCTCGGACTGGCTGGAGATCGAAAAACAACGCGGCATCTCGGTCGCCAGTTCGGTGATGCAATTCACCTACGACGACTGCGTGATCAACCTGCTCGACACGCCGGGCCACCAGGACTTCTCCGAGGACACCTACCGCGTGCTGACCGCGGTGGACGCCGCCGTGATGGTCGTGGACGCCGCCAAGGGCGTGGAAGCGCAGACCATCAAGCTGCTCGAAGTGTGCCGCCTGCGCAACACGCCCATCATCACCTTCATCAACAAGATGGACCGCGAGGTGCGCGAGCCGCTGGAAGTGCTGGACGAGATCGAATCGGTGCTGAAGATCCACTGCGCGCCGGTGACCTGGCCGATCGGCATGGGCAAGCGCTTCCAGGGCGTGTACCACCTGCTGAACGATGAGGTGATGCGCTTCACGCCCGGCGAGGAAAAGGCCGGCGGCGACGTCGAAGTGCTCAAGGGCGCGCAGATAGCCAAGCTCGCGGAGCTATGCCCCAGCGAGATGCAGACCATGCGCGACGAGACCGAACTGGTGATGGGCGCGGGCGCGTCGTTCGACCTGCACGAATTCCTCGGCGGCAAGCAGACCCCGGTGTTCTTCGGTTCCGGCATCAACAACTTCGGCGTGCGCGAAGTGCTGCGCGCGCTGGTGGACTGGGCGCCCTCCCCGCTGCCGCGCGAGACCGACAAGCGCATGGTGCAGCCCGACGAAACGCCGTTCACCGGCTTCGTGTTCAAGATCCAGGCCAACATGGACCCGAACCACCGCGACCGCATCGCGTTCATGCGCGTGTGCTCCGGCCGCTACAGCCCCGGCATGAAGGTCAAACATCGCCGCACCGCCAAGGACATGAAGATCGCCAACGCGGTCACCTTCATGGCCAACGAACGCTCGCGCATGGAAGAAGCCTACGCGGGCGACATCATCGGCGTGCACAACCACGGCCAGTTGCAGATCGGCGACGTGCTCACCGAAGGCGAGGCGCTCACCTTCAAGGGCATCCCCTACTTCGCGCCGGAACTGTTCAGCCGCGCGCGCCTGCGCGACCCGATGAAGGCCAAGCAACTGGAAAAGGGATTGCGCCAGCTCGGCGAAGAAGGCGCGGTGCAGGTGTTCTCGCCGCTGGTGGACAACGCCCCGCTGATCGGCGCGGTCGGCCAGTTGCAGTTCGAGGTCGTCGAACACCGCCTCAAGGCCGAATACGGGGTGGACGCGGTATTCGAGCGCGCCGGCATCCACACCGCGCGCTGGGTCACCTGCGCCGACGCCAACCACCTCAACGAATTCGTCAAGGCCAACCAGGGCCGTCTGGCGAAGGACGTGGACGGCAACTACGCCTACCTCGCCGACACCGGCGTCAACCTGCGCCTCGCGCAGGAACGCTGGCCCAAGGTGCAATTCCACGCGACGCGCGAGCACGGCCAGCAACTGTCCTGA
- the pbpC gene encoding penicillin-binding protein 1C has protein sequence MARRIIFNRDIPDLIAFTLTRRFTRRVLIAVALGLALFFAAMVLLPRILPKQPLLASTPSSVAVYDADRNLLRLTLASDEQYRLLLPLTKVSPELVEAVLLYEDRGFRWHPGFNPWSLSRAAFATATGQRRMGGSTLTMQLARRIYHLDTHTVPGKLLQILRAVQLELLYTKDEILEAYLSLAPYGGNVEGVAAASLIYFAKPADKLTLPEALTLAVIPQNPLHRAPDQPGLLAARDRLFALWCARHPEAERLADLLHLPIQVRSTRSLPFLVPHFVRERLAARHAEHELMTTIDPRLQRLLERRLHAYVERQKRLGVNNASAMLVDMRDMGVKAAVGSADFFDDAISGQVSALTARRSPGSTLKPFIYALAMDQGLIHPMTVLKDSAQSFGGYTPENFDGRFIGPLTATDALNHSRNLPAIALASRLDKPSLYEFLQAAGISRMASERHYGLALVLGGGEISMEELVQLYAMLANKGKLRPLRMLEQDRPVGGTSLLSEEASFMVLDMLRQNPRPDMAVSSGIPAGLPVHWKTGTSNGFRDAWTVGIFGPYVLAVWLGNFDNTPNPALIGIHMAAPLFFELVDSINAAQPGLYSMLLQQPPNLSRVEVCTASGDLPNADCPQRSQTWFIPGKSPIRVSTLHRKLVIDNASGLVACPPNKPGRTRSEVFEFWTSDMLDIFRQAGLPRRLPPAHDPRCADNGGGTPPQITSPMRGVTYTMRLSKDDEQTILLQATMDASVSEIYWFAGEQYLGKAARNRPLTWQPRGPGYYVLRAVDDVGRSDTREVTVSIAQ, from the coding sequence ATGGCGCGGCGCATCATTTTCAACCGGGACATTCCAGATTTGATCGCCTTCACGTTGACCAGACGCTTCACCCGTCGCGTACTGATTGCAGTTGCGCTGGGACTGGCGCTGTTCTTCGCCGCCATGGTGCTGTTGCCGCGAATACTGCCCAAACAGCCGCTGCTGGCCAGCACTCCTTCCTCCGTCGCGGTGTACGATGCGGACCGGAACCTGTTGCGCCTTACGCTTGCCAGCGACGAGCAGTACCGTCTGCTGTTGCCGCTTACCAAAGTGAGCCCGGAACTGGTTGAGGCGGTCTTGCTTTACGAGGATCGCGGATTCCGCTGGCATCCCGGCTTCAATCCTTGGTCGCTGTCACGCGCCGCATTTGCCACCGCTACCGGACAGCGCCGCATGGGCGGCTCGACCTTGACGATGCAACTGGCGCGCCGCATCTACCATCTGGATACGCATACCGTGCCGGGCAAGCTGCTGCAAATCCTGCGCGCCGTGCAACTGGAATTGCTTTACACCAAGGACGAAATACTCGAGGCCTACCTCAGCCTGGCGCCGTACGGCGGCAACGTGGAAGGCGTTGCCGCTGCCAGCCTGATTTATTTCGCCAAGCCCGCAGACAAGCTCACCCTGCCGGAAGCGCTAACTTTGGCGGTGATTCCGCAGAACCCGCTGCATCGCGCGCCCGACCAGCCCGGATTGTTGGCTGCCCGCGACCGCCTGTTTGCGCTGTGGTGCGCGCGTCATCCGGAAGCGGAACGTTTGGCCGACCTGCTGCATCTGCCGATCCAGGTGCGCAGCACGCGCAGCCTGCCGTTCCTAGTGCCGCATTTCGTCAGGGAGCGGCTCGCCGCGCGGCATGCCGAGCATGAGCTGATGACCACGATCGACCCACGCCTGCAACGCCTGCTGGAGCGCCGCCTACATGCCTATGTCGAACGGCAGAAGCGCCTCGGCGTGAATAACGCGTCGGCAATGCTGGTGGATATGCGAGACATGGGCGTGAAGGCGGCCGTCGGCTCGGCGGATTTTTTTGACGACGCCATCAGCGGGCAGGTGAGTGCGCTGACCGCCAGGCGTTCCCCGGGCTCCACCCTCAAACCGTTCATCTACGCATTGGCCATGGACCAGGGGCTGATCCATCCGATGACGGTGCTCAAGGACAGCGCGCAATCCTTCGGTGGCTATACGCCGGAAAATTTCGATGGCCGTTTCATCGGTCCGCTGACCGCGACGGATGCGCTTAACCACAGTCGCAATTTGCCCGCAATCGCACTGGCATCGCGGCTGGATAAACCCAGCCTGTACGAATTCCTGCAGGCGGCGGGCATCAGCCGCATGGCATCGGAAAGGCATTACGGGCTGGCGCTGGTGCTTGGCGGCGGAGAGATCAGCATGGAAGAACTGGTGCAGCTGTATGCCATGCTCGCCAACAAAGGGAAGTTGCGTCCGCTGCGCATGCTCGAACAGGACAGGCCGGTCGGGGGAACAAGCCTGCTGTCCGAGGAAGCTTCGTTCATGGTGCTCGATATGCTGCGCCAGAACCCGCGCCCCGATATGGCAGTTTCCAGCGGCATTCCTGCCGGGCTTCCGGTGCACTGGAAGACCGGCACCTCCAACGGTTTCCGCGATGCATGGACGGTCGGCATCTTCGGTCCCTACGTGCTTGCGGTCTGGCTCGGCAATTTCGACAACACGCCCAACCCGGCGCTGATCGGCATCCACATGGCGGCGCCGCTGTTCTTCGAATTGGTCGATTCCATCAATGCCGCACAGCCCGGCCTGTATTCGATGCTGCTGCAACAGCCGCCCAATCTCAGCCGGGTCGAAGTCTGCACCGCCTCCGGCGACCTGCCCAACGCGGATTGCCCGCAACGCTCGCAGACCTGGTTCATCCCGGGCAAGTCGCCGATCCGCGTCAGCACGCTGCACCGCAAACTGGTGATCGACAACGCCAGCGGTCTGGTCGCCTGCCCGCCCAACAAACCGGGACGTACCCGAAGCGAGGTGTTCGAATTCTGGACTTCCGACATGCTGGATATTTTCCGCCAGGCAGGACTGCCGCGCCGCCTACCGCCCGCACACGATCCACGCTGTGCGGACAACGGCGGCGGTACGCCGCCACAGATCACTTCACCGATGCGCGGGGTGACCTACACGATGCGCCTGTCCAAAGACGACGAGCAAACCATCTTGCTGCAGGCCACAATGGACGCAAGCGTCAGCGAAATCTACTGGTTCGCCGGGGAACAATACCTGGGCAAGGCAGCGCGTAACCGCCCCCTGACATGGCAACCCCGGGGCCCCGGCTACTATGTGCTGCGCGCGGTGGACGATGTCGGACGTTCGGATACGCGCGAGGTGACGGTCAGCATCGCGCAGTAA
- a CDS encoding alpha-2-macroglobulin gives MHSSLVRGLSVISKFALWIWKVCKLLLVALFGHWQWQSPSWGKFCYRGVLAALQWIKLNPRRFAKFSVIAISVLAAGWGAWYGYSLIPKPELITLQVIDPPRTQLENDDAKTEPLVIQFSASAAPLDMVGKEASGLHISPELEGRWSWRDDQTLIFEPAKDWPVGQTLKVSFKRNLLTQSVRVERYAFEFATAPFEMTIKSSEFYQDPTISELKKAIVSIGFSHPVAPESFEKRITLRMRGQSSGVLGMGGETTPFTVTYDKKKLAAFIHSAPLPIPPKDTTLTVKVDAGTTAQDGEGAGADALEQEVPVPGLFSLGIYSADMQLVNNERYEPEQVLTLTTSAAVHENDMKNRIQAWVLPVFNPETPVEQRKRPYYWGNLAQIGDALLGQSDRLALTAIPAEREYTDVHNFKFEADVERFIYIRVNKGLKSFGGYEMDGTFDRIIRVQPFPKEVRILHSGSLLPLSGEHRVPVLARDVEALQYEIGRLLPGQIQHLVSQTYGNFGTPGFSNYNFNFDNLTERYQEISDLPGLSPGKAQYTSLDLSQYLSEGKRGLFMVKVQAYDQENNRPAGNPDSRLIVLTDLGLLVKKGMDGSQEVFVQSIHSGEPVSGVSVQVIGKNGLPVLSQETDNNGHASFPSLKDFTRERSPVLYLARKGSDLSFMPYDRNDRMLDMSRFDVGGVSNGIQSDRLQAYLFSDRGIYRPGQAFKLGMIVRASDWSTNLAGIPLEMVITDARGLTVKRERVKLPASGFLENAYATLDTSPTGTWNASLYIVKDDHAAGLIGSTEIKVQEFQPDRMKMEARFSDEAAEGWISPENLKARINLQNLFGTPATQRKVRAAITLYPSFPSFPSYRDYSFYDPLRAKQSFEDRLTDSITDDNGEAEFDLRLQRFARATYRVLFVAQGFEAAGGRSVSAERAVLVSSMPYLVGFKADGNLRYINKDARRSVGLIAINPGEKQTAISGLKLIRIERKYVSVLTKQDSGVFKYESKRKDVVLEEKSFAIAAGGTRLDLPTKDPGDYMMVIRDAQGLELNRIEYSVAGHANLTRSLEKNAELQIKLAKTDVAPGQDIELEIRAPYTGNGLITIERDKVYAWQWFKVTTTNSVQKIRVPAAMEGNGYVAVTFVRDFNSPEIFMSPMSHGVAPFSISLERRKNKISVNTPELVKPGEPLRMKVRAAKSAKLVLFAVDEGILQVAAYKTPDPLGYFFQKRALETRTSQILDLILPEFKRLMESAAPGGDADSALGKHLNPFKRKRDKPVAYWSGIVDVGPVERELTYTVPDYFNGTLRIMAVAVSPESIGVTESNVLVRGDFVLTPNVPTQVAPGDEFEVSLGVSNNLPASGKGAPVHIELKTSPHLAVLGGNGTQDMKIDAMHEKVATFRVRAMDKLGSGNLHFTATHDGHSAKSSVDTSVRPPVPYRVELTFGNLKDGTLEQPVTRKMYDEFATRSAGISHLPLIMGRGLVAYLDKNPYGCTEQLVSQVLPAVILQSRPEFGVTRNVSEASLDRIIGILRSRQNSEGGFGLWAANHHVVPWTSVYAMHFLLEARDRGHAVPADMLISANSWLQQLASSEGSTLADERVRAYAIYLLARQGIVVGQHAAAVQRRLEEHHAKVWPQDITAAYLAAAYQLMHQSRMASGLIHGIRLTHDAGKWEDYYDGLSRNSQLVSLLARHFPDELKRLDADALESIAKPIRENRYNTLSSAYTLLALDAYATAIGNDAAGKFSIAEVLANGSKQQLKLPAGLMPKTEYSTAATALRFGSDSDYIAYTLLNQSGFDRALPAQEIKQGIEVFREYTDANGKPASKIKLGDEVEVRLRIRAIGNGTLQNVAIVDLLPGGFEIVPESRAEPQTVQSYDEEGDGDYTSSYSDWVSPVGSDKSNWRPSYADVREDRLVLYGTVENAAHLFVYKIKATNIGQYLVPPTYAEGMYDRGIHARALGGKITVEAK, from the coding sequence ATGCATTCTTCGCTGGTTCGAGGGTTAAGCGTGATCTCCAAGTTTGCACTTTGGATCTGGAAGGTATGCAAGCTGTTGCTGGTAGCGCTATTCGGTCATTGGCAGTGGCAAAGCCCGTCCTGGGGCAAGTTCTGCTACCGGGGTGTGCTTGCGGCGCTACAGTGGATAAAACTGAATCCCCGCCGCTTTGCAAAATTCAGCGTCATAGCGATTTCCGTGCTGGCGGCTGGCTGGGGAGCCTGGTATGGCTACAGCCTGATCCCAAAACCAGAACTCATCACCCTGCAAGTCATCGATCCACCACGCACGCAGTTGGAGAATGACGATGCCAAGACCGAACCGCTGGTCATCCAGTTCTCGGCCTCGGCGGCACCGCTGGATATGGTAGGCAAGGAAGCAAGCGGGCTGCATATCAGCCCGGAACTGGAAGGACGCTGGAGTTGGCGCGACGACCAGACACTGATATTCGAACCGGCAAAAGACTGGCCCGTCGGACAGACATTAAAGGTCAGTTTCAAGCGCAATCTGCTGACACAATCGGTACGAGTGGAACGATACGCGTTTGAGTTTGCAACGGCCCCCTTCGAGATGACAATCAAGTCTTCCGAGTTCTACCAGGATCCAACCATTTCCGAACTGAAGAAAGCCATCGTCTCCATCGGCTTCTCACATCCCGTTGCACCGGAGTCATTCGAGAAACGCATCACCCTGCGCATGCGGGGACAGAGCAGCGGCGTACTGGGTATGGGTGGCGAAACAACGCCGTTCACCGTGACCTACGACAAGAAAAAACTGGCCGCATTCATCCATTCAGCGCCACTGCCGATTCCCCCGAAGGACACCACGCTCACAGTAAAAGTCGATGCGGGTACGACCGCGCAAGACGGAGAAGGCGCTGGCGCCGACGCGCTTGAACAGGAAGTTCCTGTGCCCGGGTTATTCAGTCTCGGCATTTATTCCGCCGACATGCAACTGGTAAACAATGAGCGCTATGAGCCGGAACAGGTACTGACACTGACAACGTCTGCGGCAGTGCACGAGAACGACATGAAAAACCGGATCCAGGCGTGGGTATTGCCGGTCTTTAATCCGGAAACGCCGGTGGAACAGCGCAAACGGCCCTACTACTGGGGCAATCTTGCGCAAATCGGCGATGCGCTACTGGGCCAGTCCGACCGGCTTGCGCTTACCGCAATCCCCGCCGAGCGTGAATACACCGACGTACACAATTTCAAATTCGAGGCCGACGTAGAGAGATTCATTTATATTCGCGTCAACAAAGGCCTCAAGTCCTTTGGCGGTTATGAAATGGATGGCACGTTCGACCGAATCATCCGCGTCCAGCCTTTTCCGAAAGAAGTGCGCATACTGCATTCCGGCTCGCTGTTGCCGCTGTCGGGCGAGCACAGGGTTCCGGTGCTGGCGCGTGACGTGGAAGCGTTGCAGTATGAAATCGGCCGCCTGTTGCCGGGCCAGATTCAGCATCTGGTCAGCCAAACCTATGGTAATTTCGGCACCCCCGGTTTCAGCAACTACAACTTTAACTTCGACAACCTGACCGAGCGTTACCAAGAGATATCCGACCTTCCCGGACTGTCGCCAGGCAAGGCGCAATATACGTCGCTCGACCTCAGCCAATACCTGAGCGAAGGCAAACGCGGTCTGTTCATGGTCAAGGTGCAGGCTTACGACCAGGAAAACAACCGGCCCGCAGGCAATCCGGATTCGCGCCTGATCGTGCTCACCGACCTCGGACTGCTGGTCAAGAAAGGAATGGATGGTAGCCAGGAAGTCTTTGTCCAATCCATCCATAGCGGAGAGCCAGTGAGCGGCGTCAGCGTGCAGGTGATCGGCAAGAACGGGCTGCCGGTACTGTCACAGGAGACGGACAACAACGGTCATGCAAGTTTCCCCTCGCTTAAGGACTTCACCCGCGAACGTTCACCGGTACTGTATCTGGCCAGGAAAGGCAGCGACCTCTCTTTCATGCCGTACGACCGCAACGACCGCATGCTCGACATGTCGCGCTTCGATGTCGGCGGCGTATCCAATGGCATCCAGTCCGACAGGTTGCAGGCCTACCTGTTTTCGGATCGGGGCATCTACCGCCCCGGCCAAGCGTTCAAACTGGGCATGATCGTGCGCGCTTCAGACTGGTCCACCAATCTTGCCGGCATCCCGCTCGAAATGGTCATCACTGATGCGCGCGGGCTGACCGTGAAGCGGGAGCGTGTCAAATTGCCGGCATCTGGATTCCTGGAAAATGCCTATGCCACGCTCGACACTTCACCGACAGGCACATGGAACGCCAGTTTGTATATCGTCAAGGATGACCATGCTGCCGGACTGATCGGCTCAACCGAGATCAAGGTGCAGGAGTTCCAGCCCGACCGGATGAAAATGGAAGCACGCTTCTCCGACGAAGCAGCGGAAGGCTGGATATCGCCTGAGAACCTGAAGGCGCGCATCAACTTGCAGAACCTGTTCGGCACACCCGCAACCCAGCGCAAGGTGCGCGCGGCCATCACACTGTATCCGTCCTTCCCATCGTTTCCGTCATACCGCGATTACAGTTTCTACGATCCTCTGCGCGCGAAACAAAGCTTCGAGGACCGGCTCACCGACAGCATCACCGATGACAATGGCGAGGCCGAGTTCGATTTGCGACTGCAACGGTTTGCGCGCGCGACTTATCGCGTATTGTTCGTGGCCCAGGGTTTCGAGGCCGCAGGGGGCCGCAGCGTTTCTGCCGAGCGTGCGGTGCTGGTTTCCAGCATGCCTTACCTCGTCGGCTTCAAGGCCGACGGCAATCTGCGCTACATCAACAAGGACGCCAGACGTTCCGTCGGCCTGATCGCAATCAATCCCGGCGAGAAACAGACCGCGATTTCGGGCCTGAAGCTGATCCGCATCGAACGCAAGTATGTGTCGGTGCTGACCAAGCAGGATTCGGGCGTCTTCAAATACGAATCCAAGCGCAAGGATGTCGTGCTCGAAGAAAAATCCTTTGCGATTGCAGCGGGCGGCACCCGACTGGACCTGCCGACAAAAGACCCCGGCGATTACATGATGGTGATCCGTGATGCGCAGGGACTGGAGCTGAACCGGATCGAATATTCGGTGGCAGGGCATGCCAACCTGACACGTTCACTGGAAAAGAACGCCGAACTGCAGATCAAGCTCGCCAAAACCGACGTGGCGCCGGGGCAGGATATCGAACTGGAAATACGCGCGCCGTATACCGGTAACGGCCTCATCACCATCGAACGCGACAAGGTCTATGCATGGCAATGGTTCAAAGTCACCACGACCAACAGCGTGCAGAAGATCCGCGTGCCTGCCGCCATGGAAGGAAACGGATATGTAGCCGTCACTTTCGTGCGCGATTTCAATTCGCCGGAAATTTTCATGAGCCCGATGTCGCACGGTGTGGCACCGTTCTCAATCAGCCTGGAGCGGCGCAAGAACAAGATTAGCGTGAACACGCCGGAACTGGTCAAACCGGGCGAGCCGCTGCGCATGAAAGTCCGCGCGGCGAAATCCGCAAAACTGGTGCTCTTCGCCGTTGATGAAGGCATCCTGCAGGTCGCCGCATACAAGACGCCCGACCCGCTGGGATATTTCTTCCAGAAGCGCGCACTGGAAACCAGGACATCGCAGATTCTCGACCTGATCCTGCCCGAGTTCAAACGCCTGATGGAATCCGCCGCACCCGGCGGCGATGCCGACAGCGCACTGGGCAAGCACCTCAACCCGTTCAAGCGCAAGCGCGACAAGCCGGTAGCCTATTGGTCCGGCATTGTCGATGTCGGCCCCGTGGAACGCGAACTGACATATACGGTGCCTGATTACTTCAACGGCACACTGCGCATCATGGCGGTAGCCGTTTCGCCGGAATCCATCGGCGTAACCGAAAGTAACGTACTGGTACGCGGCGATTTTGTGCTCACGCCCAACGTACCCACACAAGTGGCGCCGGGCGACGAATTCGAGGTCAGCCTGGGCGTGTCCAACAACCTGCCCGCCTCCGGCAAAGGTGCGCCGGTGCATATCGAACTCAAGACCTCGCCGCATCTGGCGGTGCTTGGCGGCAACGGAACGCAGGACATGAAGATCGATGCGATGCACGAGAAGGTGGCGACCTTCCGGGTGCGCGCAATGGACAAACTGGGCTCCGGCAACCTGCATTTCACCGCAACCCACGACGGCCATAGCGCGAAATCCAGCGTCGATACCAGCGTACGGCCGCCGGTGCCGTATCGGGTCGAGCTGACTTTCGGCAACCTGAAAGACGGAACACTGGAACAACCGGTGACCCGCAAGATGTATGACGAATTCGCCACGCGCAGCGCGGGCATTTCGCACCTGCCGCTGATCATGGGGCGCGGACTGGTCGCCTACCTCGACAAGAACCCCTACGGTTGCACCGAGCAACTGGTCAGTCAGGTGCTACCCGCCGTGATCCTGCAGTCTCGCCCGGAATTCGGCGTCACGCGCAACGTCTCCGAAGCCAGCCTCGACCGCATCATAGGCATCCTGCGCAGCCGCCAAAACTCGGAAGGCGGGTTCGGACTTTGGGCGGCGAATCACCATGTCGTGCCGTGGACGTCCGTCTACGCGATGCACTTCCTGCTGGAAGCGAGGGATCGCGGCCATGCCGTTCCGGCGGACATGCTGATTTCGGCGAACAGCTGGCTGCAACAGTTGGCTTCGAGCGAGGGCAGCACGCTTGCAGACGAACGGGTACGCGCTTATGCAATTTACCTGCTGGCGCGGCAGGGTATCGTGGTCGGTCAGCACGCTGCCGCCGTGCAACGCAGGCTGGAAGAACATCACGCCAAAGTGTGGCCGCAGGATATTACGGCAGCCTATCTTGCGGCGGCCTACCAGCTCATGCATCAGAGCAGAATGGCCAGTGGCCTGATCCACGGGATCAGGCTCACGCACGATGCCGGAAAATGGGAGGACTACTACGACGGCCTCAGCCGCAACTCGCAACTGGTTTCCCTGCTGGCGCGGCATTTCCCGGATGAACTGAAGCGGCTCGACGCCGACGCACTGGAATCCATTGCCAAGCCGATCCGGGAGAACCGCTACAACACGCTGTCTTCCGCATACACGCTGCTGGCGCTGGATGCCTATGCCACGGCCATCGGCAACGATGCGGCAGGCAAGTTCAGCATCGCCGAAGTGCTGGCCAATGGCAGCAAGCAGCAATTGAAACTGCCGGCGGGACTCATGCCCAAGACTGAATATTCGACTGCCGCCACCGCGCTGCGCTTCGGGTCGGACAGCGACTACATCGCCTATACGCTGCTCAATCAGTCCGGCTTCGACCGCGCGTTGCCCGCGCAGGAAATCAAACAGGGCATTGAAGTGTTCCGCGAATACACGGATGCCAACGGCAAGCCGGCAAGCAAGATCAAGCTCGGCGATGAAGTGGAAGTGCGCCTGCGCATCCGCGCCATCGGCAATGGCACCCTGCAGAACGTGGCCATTGTCGACCTGCTGCCCGGCGGCTTCGAGATCGTTCCGGAATCACGCGCCGAACCGCAGACCGTCCAGTCGTACGACGAAGAAGGAGACGGTGATTACACCTCCTCGTACAGCGACTGGGTATCGCCAGTCGGAAGCGACAAATCGAACTGGCGGCCCAGCTATGCCGATGTGCGGGAGGATCGCCTGGTGTTGTACGGCACCGTGGAGAACGCGGCCCATCTGTTCGTGTACAAGATCAAGGCGACCAACATCGGGCAGTACCTCGTGCCGCCTACCTATGCCGAAGGAATGTACGACCGTGGGATCCATGCGCGCGCGCTGGGCGGGAAGATCACGGTAGAAGCGAAGTGA